ATTGGAATGATAATGAAAAATATCAATACTAGGTATTTATTTTTTCGATTTGGAATATACTTCTCATAAAAAAAATAACAGATTGGCATCAACAAATAGAACTGTTCTTCCATCGAAAGTGACCATCCCTGCGCCAATACTCTTTCTTTGGTAAAATTTGAAATATAAAAAGCATCTGCCCACCAATAACTAATTACATGTTTTATATTCTCAATCTTTGCTCCAATATCCTCAGGTAAATCTAAACCATTTGTTTTCTGAAGCATAACCGACATTAAGTATATGGTCATAAAAAACACAAAATAAAAAGCTGGAAAAATTCGCAGTGATCTTTTGATAACAAAACTCTTCCAGTTTTCCAAGTAATTTTGTCTTTTCTCAACTTCTCTTGAAAAAGATGCCGAAACTAAAAATGAACTAATTACAAAAAACAAACTCATTGAAAATTCAGCATTCTCAGCTTTTGACATATAGCTGCTATATGATTTAGGAATCAAATGCAAAGAAAAAGTATAACAATGAAAAAGTATAACAATGAAACAACCAATAGCTCTAATTACATAGAGTTCATTAATTTCTTTAGAATTCTTTCGAAAAACTTCTAGAAAATATTCTTTCATGATGCTTAAATACAGATTTTAAATAAATTAGTGATCAATTCGAACTCTACTTTAAACCAACTTTTTTTTTTGAACATTTTTTCCCTTAGCAAATTCAACAACATATAATGGCCTGCCCTTTGACTCTTCGAATATTCTTGCTATATATTCGCCAAGTATACCAATCGAAATCAAAATCGACCCTCCGATTAAGCAGATTAGAGTTACAATTGTTGCCCATCCTGGATTGTATACTATCGGAGAGTGTAAAATAAAATACTGAAAGGCGCGAAATAATGCATATATTCCAACTAAAAAACCAACAAAGGCAATGATTAATCCTAAAGCTAAACTAAATCTTAAAGGAATAGGAGAAAAAGAAATCGCAGCATTGATTGCCAACCCAATCATCTTCTTTAAAGGATATTTAGTTTCTCCAGCAACGCGTGGGTCCCGATTATAATATACTGGTATTTGAGGAAATCCGATCCATGCATTCATCCCTCTTAAAAACCGGTGATTTTCTCTTAATCCATTTAACGCATTCGCACAACGTCTAGAAATTAATCGAAAGTCACCAGTATCTAAAGGTAAATCTTTGTGAACCAATACCTTCATAATTCTATAGAAACACCATGCAGTAAATTTTTTAAAAAAAGTTTCTCCAGTTCTAGTGATTCTCTGTCCATAAACAACGTCATAACCCTCACGGTATCTCTCTAACATTTCAATGATCACTTCAGGCGGATCCTGTAAATCAGCATCCATAATCACAATAGCATCACCACTTGCATAATCCATACCTGCCGTAACAGCGATTTGGTGACCAAAATTACGCGATAGAGAAATAACCTGCACTGAAGAATCTTCAATCGACCAATTTACTAGCTGAAAAATTGTGTTATCCTTACTTCCATCATTCACCAAAATAATTTCTGTCTTAACAGATAAAGAATTTAAAAAATCACTTAACCTATTTCGCAAAAAAGGTAACACCTTCTCTTCATTATAACAAGGGATTACAATTGATAATAATTTGGGGTTAGAACGTTTTTCTAAATATTTTTCCATTCGACATCTCAGCCATTTATCTTTTATACTATTTACACTATAATATGATTAAAATTTTAAGAACACTTGTGTTCCAAGAAAATTTAGTCAAAATAAGTTCACTTTCT
The nucleotide sequence above comes from Leptospira levettii. Encoded proteins:
- a CDS encoding glycosyltransferase family 2 protein, translated to MEKYLEKRSNPKLLSIVIPCYNEEKVLPFLRNRLSDFLNSLSVKTEIILVNDGSKDNTIFQLVNWSIEDSSVQVISLSRNFGHQIAVTAGMDYASGDAIVIMDADLQDPPEVIIEMLERYREGYDVVYGQRITRTGETFFKKFTAWCFYRIMKVLVHKDLPLDTGDFRLISRRCANALNGLRENHRFLRGMNAWIGFPQIPVYYNRDPRVAGETKYPLKKMIGLAINAAISFSPIPLRFSLALGLIIAFVGFLVGIYALFRAFQYFILHSPIVYNPGWATIVTLICLIGGSILISIGILGEYIARIFEESKGRPLYVVEFAKGKNVQKKKLV